The Bacteroidota bacterium genome includes a region encoding these proteins:
- a CDS encoding GNAT family N-acetyltransferase has translation MNIQLRKATISDMKAVYELVKQLAEFEKLPAEVKTTAETYEKDLAANYFEAIVAEDLDLNENKIIGMALYYYAYSSWKGRYLWLEDFVVTENYRGKGIGILLFDEMINITKENKTILKWQVLDWNEPAINFYKKYNAEFMDGWVTCKLTIDN, from the coding sequence ATGAATATCCAACTTCGCAAAGCAACCATCTCCGATATGAAAGCAGTGTATGAACTTGTTAAACAGCTTGCTGAATTTGAAAAATTACCTGCCGAAGTAAAAACTACTGCTGAAACTTATGAAAAAGATCTTGCAGCAAATTATTTCGAGGCAATAGTTGCAGAAGACCTGGATCTGAATGAAAATAAGATCATTGGTATGGCATTGTATTATTATGCATATTCCTCGTGGAAAGGAAGATACCTGTGGCTCGAAGATTTTGTTGTTACAGAAAATTACAGAGGAAAAGGAATTGGCATATTGCTGTTTGATGAAATGATAAATATTACAAAAGAAAATAAAACCATTCTTAAATGGCAGGTGCTCGACTGGAACGAACCTGCAATTAATTTTTATAAAAAATATAATGCGGAGTTTATGGATGGGTGGGTTACTTGTAAATTGACAATTGACAATTAA